From the Leptolyngbya sp. O-77 genome, one window contains:
- a CDS encoding ABC transporter substrate-binding protein has protein sequence MSQDPQSKSPLRVSRRSFLGWSAAGFGSAILASCTQSTTTPTASPAASPAGASPAASPAAGGLPLTAAEAGGLEAIIERAKAEGELSVIALPDDWANYKEMKSSFLQKYPFIKLNDLNPDASSADEIEAIKANKGNSGPQNPDVIDVAFKFGEEAKREGLLQPYKVATWETIPAALKDPEGFWFGDYYGVMSFEVNTDVVKTLPEDWSDLLKPEYRGQVALAGDPRKSGQAINAVWAAALGNGGSLEDPGPGLEYFKKMNAAGNLLPVIAKPATIAKGETPIALRWDYNALANRDATGGNPEIAVILPKTGLLAGVYVQAINAFAPRPYAARLWMEHLYSDEGQLIWLKGYSRPVRFDDLNKRNVIPADLKAKLPDAAIYEKAAFPTAAQITPANDKITKQWDSVVGADVK, from the coding sequence ATGAGTCAAGACCCCCAATCCAAGTCTCCCCTGCGCGTTTCTCGCCGCTCGTTTCTGGGCTGGAGCGCTGCTGGGTTTGGTAGCGCAATTCTGGCATCCTGCACCCAATCGACCACTACTCCGACGGCTTCTCCGGCAGCCAGCCCTGCGGGTGCTTCTCCGGCGGCCAGCCCTGCGGCAGGTGGTCTACCGTTGACTGCGGCCGAAGCCGGTGGGCTAGAGGCCATCATTGAGCGGGCCAAGGCCGAGGGTGAGCTTTCAGTCATCGCCCTGCCTGATGACTGGGCGAACTACAAGGAGATGAAGTCTAGCTTTTTGCAAAAGTATCCCTTCATCAAGCTAAATGACCTGAACCCAGATGCAAGCTCTGCCGACGAAATCGAAGCCATCAAGGCCAATAAGGGCAACAGCGGGCCCCAGAACCCCGATGTGATTGACGTGGCCTTTAAGTTTGGGGAAGAGGCAAAGCGAGAAGGACTCCTGCAGCCCTACAAGGTAGCAACCTGGGAAACCATTCCAGCGGCGCTGAAAGACCCCGAAGGCTTCTGGTTTGGGGATTATTACGGCGTGATGTCCTTCGAGGTGAATACCGACGTGGTGAAGACGCTGCCAGAGGACTGGAGCGACCTGCTGAAACCGGAATATCGCGGGCAGGTGGCGCTAGCGGGCGATCCGCGCAAGTCGGGGCAAGCTATCAACGCCGTGTGGGCAGCCGCGCTGGGCAACGGGGGTTCCCTGGAAGATCCAGGCCCGGGTCTGGAGTATTTCAAAAAAATGAACGCAGCGGGCAACCTGCTGCCCGTGATTGCCAAGCCTGCGACGATCGCCAAGGGAGAAACCCCGATCGCCCTCCGGTGGGACTACAACGCCCTGGCCAACCGCGACGCAACGGGCGGCAATCCCGAAATTGCGGTGATTCTGCCGAAAACGGGACTGTTGGCGGGTGTTTACGTGCAGGCGATTAATGCCTTTGCGCCCCGTCCCTATGCGGCTCGCCTGTGGATGGAGCATCTTTATTCCGACGAGGGGCAGTTGATCTGGCTGAAGGGGTATTCGCGTCCCGTGCGCTTTGACGACTTGAACAAGCGCAACGTGATTCCGGCTGACCTGAAAGCAAAGCTGCCCGATGCCGCGATTTATGAAAAGGCTGCATTCCCCACGGCAGCGCAAATCACCCCTGCCAACGACAAAATCACCAAGCAGTGGGATAGTGTAGTCGGCGCTGATGTGAAGTAG
- a CDS encoding ABC transporter permease, translating to MTLVQPLELIQSAAKGDRPWDWLGLVPFFAFALAFLVLPALSIAVRSFQDNAGQFTLQNILDLRQPNIMSAYAVSIRLSLVTALIGGVLGALMAYTVTAGGLPEKVRSPLVTFSGVASNFAGVPLAFAFIATLGRLGLMTGWLKNLGLDLYAQGFNLYTFWGLMLTYLYFQIPLTVLILVPAFDGLRREWREAAENLGASSWDYWRQVALPILMPSLLGTMILLFGNAFGAHATAYALTGGQINLVTILIDAQIRGDALQNPGLGNALALGMVVIMAVSIALYSWLQRRTSRWVR from the coding sequence ATGACGCTTGTTCAACCGCTGGAATTAATTCAATCGGCTGCGAAGGGCGATCGCCCCTGGGACTGGCTGGGGTTAGTGCCGTTTTTTGCGTTCGCCTTGGCGTTTTTGGTGCTGCCTGCGCTGTCGATTGCCGTTCGCAGCTTTCAGGACAATGCGGGCCAGTTCACTTTGCAAAATATTCTGGATTTGCGCCAACCGAATATTATGTCAGCCTACGCGGTCAGCATTCGCCTCAGCCTGGTGACGGCGCTGATCGGTGGCGTGCTGGGGGCGCTGATGGCGTATACGGTGACGGCGGGCGGCTTGCCAGAAAAAGTGCGATCGCCCTTGGTCACCTTCTCCGGTGTCGCATCCAACTTTGCAGGGGTTCCCCTGGCCTTTGCCTTCATCGCCACGCTGGGGCGGCTGGGTCTGATGACGGGCTGGCTGAAAAATCTTGGGCTAGATCTCTACGCCCAGGGCTTCAACCTCTACACGTTTTGGGGATTGATGCTCACCTACCTCTACTTTCAGATTCCGCTGACGGTGCTGATCCTGGTGCCAGCCTTCGACGGGCTGCGGCGGGAGTGGCGCGAGGCGGCGGAAAACCTGGGTGCGAGTTCCTGGGACTATTGGCGGCAGGTGGCGCTGCCGATTCTCATGCCGTCGCTGCTGGGCACGATGATTTTGCTGTTTGGCAACGCCTTTGGGGCGCACGCCACCGCCTACGCGCTCACGGGCGGGCAGATTAATCTGGTGACAATTTTGATTGACGCGCAGATCCGGGGCGATGCGCTGCAAAATCCGGGCTTGGGCAACGCGCTGGCGCTGGGCATGGTGGTGATCATGGCGGTGTCGATCGCCCTCTACTCCTGGCTGCAACGGCGCACATCAAGGTGGGTGCGATGA
- a CDS encoding ABC transporter permease: MTDSTRRGNLWAWLWMAIGTLYFAIPLIATIDFSLRAQKDTLSLAAYSNIFDDPKFFESFTFSALTALGAIALSWLLIVPTAYWVQLRLPRMRPVMELITLLPFVVPAVVLVFGLIRTYSTTLLNTRTGGWILLTVAYVVLSFPYMYRAVDTGMRAINVQTLTEAAQSLGASWPAVILRVIFPNLRVALLNGAFITFAIVMGEFTIAALLAQPAFGPYMNLLASSKVYEPSALAVVSFALTWGAIGIVQLLGRGSSGQLGGPR; this comes from the coding sequence ATGACCGATTCGACCCGACGCGGCAACCTCTGGGCGTGGCTGTGGATGGCGATCGGCACGCTGTATTTTGCGATCCCGCTGATTGCGACGATCGACTTTTCGCTGCGGGCACAAAAAGATACCCTCAGCCTCGCCGCCTACAGCAACATTTTCGACGACCCCAAGTTTTTTGAAAGCTTTACCTTTTCAGCGCTGACGGCGCTGGGGGCGATCGCCCTCAGTTGGCTGCTGATCGTGCCCACGGCCTACTGGGTGCAGCTCCGTCTGCCCCGGATGCGCCCGGTGATGGAGCTGATCACGCTGCTGCCGTTTGTCGTGCCTGCGGTGGTGCTGGTCTTTGGGCTGATCCGCACTTACAGCACCACCCTGCTCAACACACGCACGGGCGGCTGGATTTTGCTCACCGTCGCCTACGTCGTCCTCTCCTTTCCCTACATGTATCGCGCCGTAGACACTGGGATGCGAGCCATCAACGTGCAGACCCTTACTGAAGCCGCTCAGAGCCTCGGCGCAAGCTGGCCCGCCGTCATCCTGCGCGTCATCTTTCCCAACCTGCGCGTCGCCCTGCTCAACGGAGCCTTTATCACCTTCGCCATCGTCATGGGCGAATTCACGATCGCCGCTCTGCTTGCCCAGCCCGCCTTCGGCCCCTACATGAACCTGCTCGCCAGCAGCAAAGTCTACGAACCCTCTGCCCTTGCCGTCGTTAGCTTTGCCCTCACCTGGGGCGCAATCGGCATTGTGCAACTGCTGGGCCGCGGCAGCAGCGGCCAGTTGGGCGGGCCGCGATAG
- the ybeY gene encoding rRNA maturation RNase YbeY, producing MIPEFPGRADIPEASGVGRLAAEVWTGTPETQSAQGVSVEVDVQEEGAIASPISQDTWITWFQTWLTALVPDLSPIGVYELSLRLTTDAEIHQLNAQYRQVDRPTDVLSFSALESGVALPAGLLAEEPFPLGDIIISLDTAAAQAQQRNHTLTEELAWLATHGLLHLLGWDHPDEAQLQKMLQQQVNLLQTVALEVQYD from the coding sequence ATGATTCCAGAATTTCCGGGTCGAGCCGATATCCCAGAAGCCTCCGGAGTGGGGCGTTTGGCTGCTGAAGTATGGACTGGAACGCCTGAAACCCAGTCTGCTCAGGGAGTTTCGGTTGAGGTGGATGTGCAGGAAGAGGGGGCGATCGCCTCTCCCATTTCTCAGGACACCTGGATCACCTGGTTCCAAACCTGGCTGACGGCACTAGTGCCCGATTTATCTCCTATTGGGGTATATGAGCTAAGTCTGCGCCTCACCACCGATGCCGAGATTCACCAGCTCAATGCTCAATACCGCCAAGTCGATCGCCCAACGGATGTGCTGTCGTTTTCTGCGCTGGAGTCTGGCGTGGCGCTGCCTGCCGGACTGCTTGCCGAAGAACCCTTTCCTCTAGGCGACATCATCATCTCGCTGGATACCGCCGCTGCCCAGGCGCAACAGCGCAACCACACGCTGACCGAAGAACTAGCTTGGCTGGCGACTCACGGGCTGCTGCACTTACTGGGATGGGATCATCCTGACGAAGCCCAACTCCAAAAAATGTTGCAGCAACAAGTTAATCTGCTACAAACTGTTGCGCTGGAGGTTCAGTATGATTAA
- a CDS encoding DUF3285 domain-containing protein, whose amino-acid sequence MSDISQPASSEDTPASVSEAPDPAQATPSEPPPSYVKLAMRNMVRKRGTSLKHFALTTVGLLGLLVGLAYLTR is encoded by the coding sequence ATGAGTGACATTTCACAACCTGCCTCATCGGAAGACACGCCTGCTAGCGTTTCCGAAGCCCCCGATCCCGCTCAGGCTACGCCATCGGAGCCGCCGCCCAGCTATGTGAAGCTGGCCATGCGGAACATGGTTCGCAAGCGGGGCACGTCGCTCAAGCATTTTGCACTGACGACGGTGGGGCTGCTGGGACTGCTGGTGGGGCTGGCCTACCTAACGCGGTGA
- a CDS encoding ABC transporter ATP-binding protein, producing the protein MHLSLNQLSKSYGGKTLAVRGVDLQVQSGEFVSLLGPSGCGKTTILRMIAGFEKPTGGTILLNGQDITRIPANRRDMGMVFQSYSLFPHMTAAQNIAFGLGLRKMNRGQQQQRVEEMLELVGLGSMGDRFPHQLSGGQQQRVALARALAISPQVLLLDEPLSALDAKVRVQLRNEIRRIQQQLGITTLFVTHDQEEALCVSDRVVVMSQGKIEQLGTPEEIYLTPSTAFTASFIGAMNQIPGFWVDGKVRIDTHPNTSLPDEFLQTQLVELPEGSRVVVLVRPESITAQPPEQTAPPNTNLLSGLITGRTFLGSAVRLSVLVGEFYLNVDVPTGQAETFAAGQLVQLSFPPEQCRVLTVEAAPASVGRATPLNVEDPVRD; encoded by the coding sequence ATGCACCTCTCCCTCAACCAACTCTCCAAATCCTACGGTGGCAAGACTTTGGCGGTTCGCGGAGTCGATTTGCAAGTCCAGTCAGGCGAGTTTGTCTCGCTGCTGGGGCCGTCGGGTTGCGGCAAGACGACGATTTTGCGGATGATTGCGGGGTTTGAAAAGCCGACGGGCGGCACAATTTTGCTAAATGGGCAGGATATCACCCGGATTCCGGCAAATCGACGGGATATGGGCATGGTGTTTCAGTCTTACAGTCTGTTTCCCCACATGACGGCGGCGCAAAATATTGCCTTTGGGCTGGGGCTGCGAAAAATGAACCGGGGCCAACAGCAGCAGCGCGTCGAGGAAATGCTGGAACTGGTGGGGCTGGGCAGTATGGGCGATCGCTTTCCGCATCAGCTTTCGGGCGGGCAGCAGCAGCGGGTGGCGCTGGCGCGGGCGCTGGCGATTTCGCCGCAGGTGTTGCTGCTCGACGAACCCCTGTCGGCGCTGGATGCCAAGGTGCGCGTGCAGCTCCGCAACGAGATTCGCCGGATTCAGCAGCAGTTGGGCATTACCACGCTGTTTGTGACGCATGACCAGGAAGAGGCGCTGTGTGTGAGCGATCGCGTCGTGGTCATGTCCCAAGGAAAAATTGAGCAACTAGGCACGCCAGAGGAGATTTACCTGACCCCCAGCACTGCGTTTACTGCCTCCTTCATCGGTGCAATGAACCAGATCCCCGGCTTTTGGGTAGACGGCAAAGTCCGCATCGACACCCACCCCAACACCAGCCTGCCCGACGAGTTTTTGCAGACGCAGCTCGTGGAGTTGCCAGAGGGTAGCCGCGTGGTGGTGCTGGTGCGCCCCGAAAGCATCACCGCCCAGCCGCCAGAGCAGACGGCTCCGCCGAACACTAACTTGCTCAGCGGCTTGATCACGGGTCGAACCTTCCTTGGCTCAGCGGTGCGACTGTCGGTGCTGGTGGGCGAGTTTTATTTGAATGTGGATGTGCCGACAGGTCAGGCAGAGACGTTTGCGGCTGGGCAACTGGTGCAACTCAGCTTTCCGCCGGAACAGTGTCGCGTGCTGACGGTCGAGGCAGCGCCTGCGTCTGTTGGGCGGGCAACGCCGCTGAATGTCGAAGATCCGGTGCGCGACTAA